The following proteins are co-located in the Camelina sativa cultivar DH55 chromosome 12, Cs, whole genome shotgun sequence genome:
- the LOC104731964 gene encoding cysteine proteinase inhibitor 4-like has protein sequence MMMMKSLICLSLILLPLVSVVESGLLGGAKPIKDVSDPNVVAIANYAIEEHNKQSKENLVFVKVVEGTTQVVSGTKYDLKIAAKNGGGQIKNYEAVVVEKLWLRSKSLESFKAV, from the coding sequence atgatgatgatgaagtcgTTGATTTGTCTGTCTCTCATCCTCCTCCCTCTCGTATCCGTCGTGGAAAGCGGTCTTCTCGGTGGCGCCAAGCCGATCAAGGATGTATCGGATCCGAACGTCGTAGCGATCGCCAACTATGCCATCGAGGAGCATAACAAACAATCTAAGGAGAATCTTGTTTTCGTGAAGGTTGTCGAGGGAACGACGCAAGTGGTCTCCGGTACAAAGTACGATCTGAAAATTGCGGCCAAGAATGGTGGTGGTCAGATCAAGAACTACGAGGCCGTCGTGGTTGAAAAGCTGTGGCTTCGTTCCAAGAGCCTTGAGTCTTTCAAGGCCGTATAG